A single Equus quagga isolate Etosha38 chromosome 8, UCLA_HA_Equagga_1.0, whole genome shotgun sequence DNA region contains:
- the PLAGL1 gene encoding zinc finger protein PLAGL1 isoform X2, with product MATHSPQKSHQCAHCEKTFNRKDHLKNHLQTHDPNKMAFGCEECGKKYNTVLGYKRHLALHAASSGDLTCGVCALELGSTEVLLDHLKAHAEEKPPTGTKEKKHQCDHCERCFYTRKDVRRHLVVHTGCKDFLCQFCAQRFGRKDHLTRHTKKTHSQELMKESLRSGDLLSTFHSISPQFQLKPDPLSPFPIGAPAQNGLASSLPAEVHSHTHNLSEQTSQPVQPLPEPLLPLHPVASPSSPPAPLQNHKYNTGSTSYSPLASLSLKADTKGFCNINLLEDLPLQEPQSPHKLNPGFDLAKGSAGKVNLPKELPADAVNLTIPASLDISPLLGFWQLPPPATQNAFGNSTLTLGPGESLPHRLGCLGQQQQDPSLAMSTLSLGQLPLPPIPHVFPAGTGSAILPHFHHAFR from the coding sequence ATGGCTACCCACTCACCCCAGAAATCTCACCAGTGTGCTCACTGTGAGAAGACCTTCAACCGGAAAGACCACCTAAAGAACCACCTCCAGACTCATGACCCCAACAAAATGGCCTTTGGGTGTGAGGAGTGTGGGAAGAAGTACAACACCGTGCTGGGCTACAAGAGGCACCTGGCCCTCCATGCGGCCAGCAGCGGCGACCTGACCTGCGGGGTCTGTGCCCTGGAGCTAGGGAGCACAGAGGTGCTGCTGGACCACCTCAAAGCCCACGCTGAAGAGAAGCCCCCTACTGGAACCAAGGAGAAGAAGCACCAGTGCGACCATTGCGAGCGCTGCTTCTACACCCGGAAGGACGTGCGGCGCCACCTGGTGGTCCACACAGGCTGCAAGGACTTCCTGTGCCAGTTCTGTGCCCAGAGATTTGGGCGCAAAGACCACCTCACACGACATACCAAGAAGACACACTCACAGGAGCTGATGAAGGAGAGCCTGCGGTCTGGAGACCTTCTGAGCACCTTCCACTCCATCTCTCCCCAGTTTCAGCTGAAGCCTGACCCGTTGTCTCCTTTCCCTATAGGAGCTCCTGCACAGAACGGGCTTGCAAGTAGCCTGCCAGCTGAGGTACACAGCCACACCCACAATCTCTCGGAGCAAACCTCCCAGCCTGTACAACCGCTGCCAGAGCCCCTGCTCCCCCTCCACCCCGTGGCCTCTCCCAGCTCTCCTCCCGCCCCCCTCCAGAATCACAAGTACAACACCGGTTCTACCTCATACTCCCCACTTGCAAGCCTGTCCCTCAAAGCAGATACTAAAGGATTTTGCAATATTAATTTGCTTGAGGACTTGCCTCTGCAAGAGCCTCAGTCACCTCACAAGCTCAACCCAGGTTTTGATCTGGCTAAGGGAAGTGCTGGTAAAGTAAACCTGCCCAAGGAGCTACCTGCAGATGCTGTGAACCTAACAATACCTGCCTCTTTGGACATTTCCCCTCTGTTGGGCTTCTGGCAGCTGCCCCCTCCTGCTACCCAAAATGCCTTTGGGAATAGCACTCTcaccctggggcctggggagtCTCTGCCCCATCGGTTAGGCTGTCTGGGGCAGCAGCAACAAGATCCCTCACTAGCCATGAGCACTCTGAGCCTGGGccagctccccctccctcccatcccccatgTTTTCCCGGCTGGCACTGGTTCGGCTATCCTGCCTCATTTCCATCATGCATTCAGATGA